A stretch of Geomonas oryzisoli DNA encodes these proteins:
- the ubiE gene encoding bifunctional demethylmenaquinone methyltransferase/2-methoxy-6-polyprenyl-1,4-benzoquinol methylase UbiE, which produces MYALSEKGERIRAMFGSIAPRYDLLNRLLSLGIDRRWRRFAVGKIGLRGPGMVLDVATGTGDVALEIATQTPASVNIVGIDFTPEMIELGRVKVQESRHAGRIKLEVAPCEDIPYQDGSFDAATISFGIRNVVDRIKGLTEMRRVLKDGGKIVILEFSTPTMPVFKDIYHFYFLKVLPKIGGAFSRFSAYQYLPDSVLEFPSREVFKGMMEQVGFKDVHHFDLTGGIATVYVGTK; this is translated from the coding sequence ATGTACGCATTGTCGGAAAAGGGTGAGCGCATCCGCGCCATGTTCGGGAGCATAGCTCCGCGCTACGATCTTTTGAACAGGCTCCTGTCGCTCGGCATCGACCGCCGCTGGCGCCGCTTCGCCGTCGGCAAGATCGGCCTGCGCGGCCCGGGGATGGTGTTGGACGTGGCCACCGGTACCGGCGACGTGGCACTCGAAATAGCGACTCAGACCCCTGCTTCCGTCAACATCGTCGGCATCGACTTCACACCGGAGATGATCGAGCTTGGGCGCGTCAAGGTACAGGAGTCCCGCCACGCCGGGCGCATCAAGCTCGAGGTGGCCCCCTGCGAAGACATCCCCTACCAGGACGGCAGCTTCGACGCCGCCACCATCTCCTTCGGCATCAGGAACGTGGTCGATCGCATCAAGGGGTTGACCGAGATGCGCCGGGTACTCAAGGACGGCGGCAAGATCGTGATCCTCGAGTTCTCCACGCCGACCATGCCGGTCTTCAAGGACATCTATCACTTCTACTTCCTGAAGGTGCTCCCCAAGATCGGCGGCGCCTTCTCCCGGTTCAGCGCCTATCAGTACCTGCCCGACTCAGTCCTCGAGTTTCCCTCCCGCGAGGTGTTCAAGGGGATGATGGAGCAGGTCGGTTTCAAGGACGTGCACCACTTCGACCTCACCGGCGGCATCGCCACCGTCTACGTCGGGACGAAATAG
- a CDS encoding class I SAM-dependent methyltransferase, with translation MESDRIKWDQRYSGPEHFFSLTPSRLLADSLERIISLVPGRRALDLACGEGRNSIYLAQHGFQATGVDISPRGLERARRRAAEVGVGVEFVEADLESWRPEGEYHLILNFNFLMRDLIPALVDALAPGGVLLMETILDAPGMPGEHRKDFLLQPGELGRVFGGYPGRILLLEEEVDAPEMPVARVMFQKAG, from the coding sequence ATGGAATCCGATCGCATCAAATGGGACCAGCGTTACAGCGGCCCGGAACATTTCTTTTCGTTGACCCCTTCGCGACTGTTGGCCGACTCCCTGGAGCGCATCATCTCACTGGTTCCCGGGCGGCGTGCGCTTGATCTTGCCTGCGGCGAGGGGCGTAACAGCATTTACCTGGCGCAGCACGGTTTTCAGGCGACCGGGGTGGACATCTCTCCGCGGGGACTGGAGCGCGCCAGGAGACGCGCGGCCGAGGTCGGTGTCGGCGTCGAGTTCGTCGAGGCCGACCTGGAGTCCTGGCGCCCGGAAGGGGAGTACCACCTGATCCTCAACTTCAACTTTCTGATGCGGGATCTGATCCCGGCGCTGGTGGATGCGTTGGCCCCGGGAGGGGTACTGCTCATGGAGACCATACTGGACGCGCCGGGGATGCCGGGAGAGCATCGCAAGGATTTCCTGTTGCAACCTGGGGAGTTGGGGCGGGTTTTCGGAGGCTATCCGGGGAGGATTCTGCTGCTGGAAGAGGAGGTCGACGCACCGGAGATGCCGGTGGCGCGGGTCATGTTTCAGAAAGCAGGTTAA
- a CDS encoding OmpP1/FadL family transporter, with product MLCALTGLSGVCHGAGFKVSEQGAKAMAMGNAFAAQADDPSALYFNPAGIAFLPGIQVNLGALGIMVPQTEFKGTTPLSGTAPLDTGTATAIEHSRRDIVIAPTLYASYALDTLPLCFGFGVNAIYPLSKSWSDSSVFRNQVQIASIKPVNFQPTVAYRFDDLNLGVAAGIDVTYAQVTLQKSLYSPVIDPTAPAPPFGAYELGSLGVDGTGTDVGYNFGLLWKPRSDLNLGLAYRSKITLGIEGDANYLATTPTGMGAIGLADSAVFPYTRARASSRASTSIPLPDTLDIAVAWRPTRKLTLEFDATRTGWSSFKKLELHFDSPEFAAFNNQLDPKNWRDAWSYKFGAQYQLNQRLALRAGYSFDESPVPDRTVDPLLPDADRHSFAVGAGIGNALGTVDLAYMWVHFVDRTVHNQDMTALRGANGVFKSDAYLLAANLNLKF from the coding sequence ATGCTCTGCGCCCTTACGGGGCTGTCCGGCGTCTGTCACGGAGCGGGCTTCAAGGTCAGCGAGCAGGGAGCCAAGGCGATGGCGATGGGGAACGCCTTCGCCGCCCAGGCCGACGACCCCAGCGCCCTGTATTTCAACCCCGCCGGCATCGCCTTTCTCCCGGGGATCCAGGTGAATCTTGGGGCGCTGGGCATCATGGTGCCCCAGACCGAGTTCAAAGGAACCACCCCCCTGTCCGGCACGGCCCCGCTGGACACGGGGACCGCCACGGCTATCGAGCATTCACGGCGCGACATAGTCATCGCCCCCACCCTGTACGCGAGCTATGCGCTCGACACCCTTCCCCTTTGCTTCGGCTTCGGCGTCAACGCGATCTACCCGCTGTCCAAGTCCTGGAGCGACTCCAGCGTCTTCCGCAACCAGGTCCAGATCGCGTCGATCAAGCCGGTCAATTTCCAACCCACCGTCGCCTACCGTTTCGACGACCTGAACCTCGGGGTCGCCGCCGGCATCGACGTCACCTACGCGCAGGTGACGCTGCAGAAGTCGCTCTACTCGCCGGTCATCGACCCTACCGCGCCGGCGCCCCCCTTCGGGGCCTACGAGCTGGGCTCGCTCGGTGTGGACGGCACCGGCACCGACGTGGGGTACAATTTCGGGCTCCTGTGGAAGCCGCGCAGCGACTTGAACTTGGGCCTCGCCTACCGGAGCAAGATCACGCTCGGCATCGAGGGAGACGCCAACTACCTCGCCACCACCCCGACGGGCATGGGCGCCATAGGCCTCGCCGACTCTGCCGTCTTCCCCTATACCAGGGCCCGCGCCAGCAGCAGGGCCTCCACCAGCATCCCCCTCCCCGACACCCTGGATATCGCGGTCGCCTGGCGCCCGACCCGGAAACTCACCCTGGAATTCGACGCCACCCGCACCGGCTGGAGCAGCTTCAAAAAGCTCGAGCTCCACTTCGACTCCCCCGAGTTCGCCGCCTTCAACAATCAACTCGACCCCAAAAACTGGCGCGATGCCTGGAGCTACAAGTTCGGCGCCCAGTACCAGTTGAATCAGCGTCTGGCCCTGCGCGCCGGCTACTCCTTCGATGAATCTCCCGTCCCGGACCGGACCGTGGACCCGCTGCTCCCGGACGCCGACCGGCACAGTTTCGCGGTGGGCGCCGGCATCGGCAACGCCCTGGGCACAGTCGACCTCGCCTACATGTGGGTGCACTTCGTGGACCGCACGGTGCACAACCAGGACATGACCGCCTTGCGCGGCGCCAACGGCGTCTTCAAGAGCGACGCCTACCTGTTGGCCGCCAACCTGAACCTGAAGTTCTGA
- a CDS encoding Ig-like domain-containing protein → MTQHLLRLFGILLLLLTLAGCGSDSGMSQSVSPNTALFDPATSEIPLPNVLATATARDPLTQYTDPATGTVGVRPANRPMNPLEALAYVNRYEVGGTNAVAGVNAPIYIRFARPLQPATVNADTIRVFRIGADSAAPNATENNTLSFSDVTGNFSFSYTPGRSDVSLFPTFPLQPGSRYLYLVTNRVKDAATGGSVSSSVYFSALKSELPLLGPFAPLEQIRANTVDGTGNVLFSGYAKVMNDLLAASSVTSVSSRSQIALLGRFNTTAAGFITTDPADPVGSLVPVESALRAFAAGSDLPGGLPGKTWLGTGLNVATVTATLPPAAYWSAVLAGTGIPAVAPASVGTVVTGTIASADISMNPVVARGNPVMNQNLAFGSYSAASAALLPFRDAGTGRLTGFYYTDRRIPFVYFAPAGTAPAGGWPLAIYQHAINGSKEQAIAVAGTLNAAGYAVVAIDLPLHGALALPGHVTGTVWGEDFIALGAPLAARTNVQQAAFNLDRLELVAATQGFAALGANAPNPTLKPKYVGVSLGAIVGTYYLAGNTTLSVAPGTPPYTQATLDADMKGLLSVPGARIAYLLRDSVDFGPSINAGLARAGITAGTPTYEKFFQLTQSVFDPVDPATMTTPLPDLRTGSALPSRLSGRVLIQEATSTAFDANGRPTNGDLVIPNWSTRYLGNALGGRGALGTPEARDVAPGFDQLSYLSGRVPVPFMMTVSGGAVVPKIASAAGDASASGPREGYFQFDQPDVSHGFLIDPVTSPQSFLLGQRQMFYFVKTGLVIDPSVVSASLPKASRALPSLPPYRVIPAPVSRLFVSPS, encoded by the coding sequence ATGACCCAGCACCTGCTACGCCTGTTCGGCATCCTGCTGCTCCTCCTGACCCTGGCCGGGTGCGGCTCGGATTCCGGGATGAGCCAGTCGGTGAGCCCCAACACCGCCCTCTTCGACCCCGCGACCAGCGAGATACCCCTTCCCAACGTGCTGGCCACGGCCACGGCCCGGGACCCGCTCACCCAGTACACCGACCCGGCCACGGGAACAGTCGGAGTCAGGCCGGCCAACCGACCGATGAACCCGCTGGAAGCCCTCGCCTACGTGAACCGCTACGAGGTCGGAGGCACGAACGCGGTGGCCGGGGTCAATGCCCCGATCTACATCCGCTTCGCGCGTCCGCTGCAACCCGCCACGGTCAACGCCGACACCATCAGGGTGTTCCGCATCGGGGCCGACAGCGCGGCGCCCAACGCCACCGAGAACAACACGCTCAGTTTCAGCGACGTGACCGGCAATTTCAGCTTCAGCTATACCCCCGGGCGCAGCGATGTTTCGCTCTTCCCGACCTTCCCGCTCCAGCCCGGCAGCCGCTACCTCTACCTGGTGACCAACCGTGTCAAGGACGCCGCCACCGGCGGCTCCGTGAGCAGTTCGGTCTACTTCTCGGCCCTGAAGTCCGAGCTCCCCCTGCTGGGCCCCTTCGCGCCGCTGGAACAGATCAGGGCCAACACCGTCGACGGCACCGGCAACGTGCTCTTCTCCGGCTACGCGAAGGTGATGAACGACCTGCTCGCGGCGTCCTCCGTGACCAGCGTGTCGAGCCGCAGCCAGATCGCGCTTTTGGGGCGCTTCAACACGACGGCGGCAGGCTTTATCACTACCGACCCGGCCGATCCGGTCGGGAGCCTGGTCCCGGTAGAGAGCGCGCTGCGCGCCTTCGCCGCCGGCAGCGACCTCCCCGGCGGCCTGCCCGGAAAGACCTGGCTCGGTACAGGCCTGAACGTCGCAACCGTTACCGCCACACTGCCGCCGGCAGCATACTGGAGCGCGGTCCTGGCCGGTACCGGCATTCCTGCAGTAGCGCCGGCCAGCGTTGGGACGGTGGTGACAGGGACCATCGCCAGCGCCGACATCTCCATGAACCCCGTGGTCGCACGGGGCAACCCGGTGATGAACCAGAACCTCGCCTTCGGCAGTTACAGCGCGGCCAGTGCCGCCCTGCTCCCCTTCCGCGATGCCGGCACCGGCAGGCTCACCGGTTTCTACTACACCGATCGGCGCATCCCCTTCGTCTACTTCGCCCCTGCGGGAACCGCTCCCGCAGGTGGGTGGCCGCTGGCCATTTACCAGCACGCCATCAACGGCAGCAAGGAGCAGGCGATCGCGGTGGCCGGCACCCTCAACGCGGCGGGGTACGCGGTGGTCGCCATCGACCTCCCGTTGCACGGCGCCCTCGCCCTGCCGGGGCACGTAACCGGCACCGTCTGGGGCGAGGACTTCATCGCGCTGGGAGCGCCGCTTGCCGCGCGGACCAACGTCCAGCAGGCCGCCTTCAACCTGGACCGGCTTGAGTTGGTAGCTGCGACGCAGGGATTCGCCGCACTGGGGGCCAACGCGCCCAACCCGACGCTCAAGCCCAAATACGTCGGCGTAAGCCTCGGCGCCATCGTCGGGACCTACTACCTGGCCGGCAACACCACCCTCTCCGTGGCTCCAGGCACCCCTCCCTACACCCAGGCCACCCTCGACGCCGACATGAAGGGGCTCCTGAGCGTCCCGGGGGCGCGCATCGCCTACCTGCTGCGTGACAGCGTCGATTTCGGCCCCAGCATCAATGCCGGGCTCGCCCGCGCCGGGATCACCGCCGGCACGCCGACCTACGAGAAGTTCTTCCAGCTCACCCAGTCGGTGTTCGACCCGGTCGATCCCGCCACCATGACCACGCCGCTGCCCGACCTGCGTACCGGGAGCGCGCTCCCGTCGAGGCTTTCCGGCAGGGTGCTGATCCAAGAGGCGACCAGCACGGCCTTCGACGCCAACGGGCGCCCGACCAACGGCGACCTGGTCATTCCCAACTGGAGCACCCGTTACCTCGGCAACGCCCTGGGGGGACGAGGCGCACTGGGGACTCCTGAGGCTCGCGACGTAGCGCCCGGCTTCGACCAGTTGAGCTATCTCTCCGGCCGTGTCCCCGTTCCGTTCATGATGACGGTGTCCGGCGGCGCCGTGGTCCCCAAGATCGCGTCCGCCGCAGGAGACGCTAGCGCCAGTGGACCACGCGAAGGGTATTTCCAGTTCGACCAGCCCGACGTGAGCCACGGCTTCCTCATCGACCCGGTCACCTCACCGCAGAGCTTCCTGCTCGGCCAGCGGCAGATGTTCTACTTCGTAAAAACCGGGCTGGTGATCGACCCCAGCGTCGTCTCCGCCTCGCTTCCCAAGGCAAGCCGCGCCCTGCCGTCACTGCCCCCCTATCGGGTGATCCCGGCGCCGGTGTCGCGGCTCTTCGTCTCCCCATCCTGA
- a CDS encoding fumarate hydratase: MATPEFKYQEAFPLGPDTTKYRLIPDSQQYVSVANFEGQEVLKVAPEALTVVANTAMKDLSFLLRPEHNEMVAKILTDPEASQNDKGVALAFLRNAEVAANFELPICQDTGTAIVMGKKGQQVWTGANDEEYLSKGVYRTYTEENLRYSQTVALDMYKETNTGTNLPAQIDLYATKGAEYKFLFMAKGGGSANKTYLYQETKALLNPDSLIKFLVAKMKTLGTAACPPYHLAFAIGGTSAEACLKTVKLASAKYLDALPTSGNEHGQAFRDLALEAELLKAAQESGIGAQFGGKYFAHDVRIIRLPRHGASCPVGMGVSCSADRNIKAKINKEGIWVEQMDDNPGRLIPERFRGKHEHGVKINLNQPMKDILAELSKHPVSTPLLLSGTIVVGRDIAHAKFKEILDSGKPLPEYLKNHPIYYAGPAKTPAGKPSGSFGPTTAGRMDSYVDLLQANGGSMVMIAKGNRSQQVTDACKKHGGFYLGSIGGPAAILAEENIKKVECIDFPELGMEAVWKIEVEDFPAFILVDDKGNDFFKQLGI, from the coding sequence ATGGCAACTCCAGAGTTCAAGTACCAGGAAGCTTTCCCGCTCGGGCCGGACACCACCAAATACCGCCTCATCCCGGACTCCCAGCAGTACGTTTCGGTCGCCAACTTCGAAGGGCAGGAAGTGCTCAAGGTAGCTCCGGAGGCCCTTACCGTGGTGGCCAACACCGCCATGAAGGACCTCTCTTTCCTGCTCCGCCCGGAGCACAACGAGATGGTCGCCAAGATCCTGACCGATCCGGAAGCCTCCCAGAACGACAAGGGTGTTGCCCTCGCCTTCCTGAGAAACGCCGAGGTTGCCGCCAACTTCGAGCTCCCCATCTGCCAGGACACCGGCACCGCCATCGTCATGGGCAAAAAAGGCCAGCAGGTCTGGACCGGCGCCAACGACGAGGAGTACCTCTCCAAGGGGGTCTATAGGACCTACACCGAGGAGAACCTGCGCTACTCGCAAACCGTGGCCCTCGATATGTACAAGGAGACCAACACCGGCACCAACCTCCCGGCCCAGATCGACCTGTACGCCACCAAGGGCGCCGAGTACAAGTTCCTGTTCATGGCCAAAGGTGGCGGCTCCGCCAACAAGACCTACCTCTACCAGGAGACCAAGGCGCTCCTCAACCCGGACAGCCTGATCAAGTTCCTGGTTGCCAAGATGAAGACCCTGGGCACCGCGGCCTGCCCGCCGTACCACCTCGCCTTCGCCATCGGCGGCACCAGCGCCGAAGCGTGCCTGAAGACCGTAAAGCTCGCCAGCGCCAAGTACCTCGACGCGCTCCCGACCAGCGGCAACGAGCACGGCCAGGCCTTCCGCGACCTCGCCCTCGAGGCTGAGCTCTTGAAGGCGGCCCAGGAGTCCGGCATCGGCGCCCAGTTCGGCGGGAAGTACTTCGCCCACGACGTGCGCATCATCCGCCTGCCGCGCCACGGCGCCTCCTGCCCGGTCGGCATGGGCGTGTCCTGCTCCGCGGACCGCAACATCAAGGCCAAGATCAACAAGGAAGGGATCTGGGTCGAGCAGATGGACGACAACCCGGGGCGCCTCATCCCCGAGCGTTTCCGCGGCAAGCACGAGCACGGCGTCAAAATCAACCTGAACCAGCCCATGAAGGACATCCTGGCCGAACTCTCCAAGCACCCGGTTTCGACCCCGCTGCTCCTCTCCGGCACCATCGTGGTCGGCCGCGACATCGCCCACGCCAAGTTCAAGGAGATCCTCGACTCCGGCAAGCCGCTTCCGGAGTACCTGAAGAACCACCCGATCTACTACGCGGGCCCGGCCAAGACCCCGGCAGGCAAGCCCTCCGGCTCCTTCGGCCCCACCACCGCGGGCCGCATGGACTCCTACGTCGACCTCCTGCAGGCCAACGGCGGCTCCATGGTCATGATCGCCAAGGGCAACCGTTCGCAGCAGGTAACCGACGCCTGCAAGAAGCACGGCGGCTTCTACCTCGGCTCCATCGGCGGCCCGGCTGCGATCCTCGCCGAGGAGAACATCAAGAAGGTCGAGTGCATCGACTTCCCCGAGCTGGGGATGGAGGCGGTCTGGAAGATCGAGGTCGAGGACTTCCCGGCGTTCATCCTGGTGGACGACAAGGGGAACGACTTCTTCAAGCAGTTGGGGATTTAA